Proteins encoded within one genomic window of Triticum aestivum cultivar Chinese Spring chromosome 2D, IWGSC CS RefSeq v2.1, whole genome shotgun sequence:
- the LOC123050214 gene encoding uncharacterized protein codes for MAPLFHVEALLPSSISPKIDSILHSHIYPQVGHVFRAVARFRALLVDVILSKKRTAAMRAASGGYGYRGRSTAKRSRGKKRTSKIAGFVKMHFVGSSGPARARDRLEASRAPSYSSYSYYEYSAAWNAVVPATAAAVEEEVVEVCDDTAECGYLCWLEEERSSGGTPAGEDDAEASPAVNEIDKLAEKFIARFHAKFLLEKQESYRRYQEMIARSI; via the coding sequence ATGGCTCCACTGTTCCACGTGGAGGCTCTGCTCCCGAGCTCGATCTCACCCAAGATCGACTCCATCCTCCACTCCCACATCTACCCGCAGGTAGGTCACGTCTTCCGCGCCGTCGCCAGGTTCAGGGCCCTGCTCGTCGACGTGATACTCAGCAAGAAGAGGACGGCGGCCATGAGAGCCGCCAGCGGCGGGTACGGCTACCGCGGCCGCTCGACGGCGAAGAGGAGCCGCGGCAAGAAGCGGACGAGCAAGATCGCCGGCTTCGTGAAGATGCATTTCGTCGGCTCCTCCGGCCCGGCTCGGGCGAGGGATCGGCTGGAGGCCAGCCGCGCGCCCTCCTATTCGTCGTACTCGTACTACGAGTACTCGGCGGCGTGGAACGCTGTGGTtccagcgacggcggcggccgtggaggaggaggtggtggaggtgtgcgACGACACGGCGGAGTGCGGGTACCTGTGTTGGCTGGAGGAGGAAAGGTCGTCGGGTGGCACGCCGGCGGGCGAGGACGACGCCGAGGCTAGTCCGGCGGTGAACGAGATCGACAAGCTGGCGGAGAAGTTCATCGCGAGGTTCCACGCAAAGTTCTTGCTGGAGAAGCAGGAGTCGTACCGGAGGTACCAGGAGATGATCGCCAGGAGCATATGA